From the Streptomyces nodosus genome, the window TCTTCCTCACGAGACCGGCCAGCAGTCTGAAGGTCCATCCTGGGAAAATTCCGGTGCACTGAACCCTACGGACGCACCGCATACACCGGAAATGGAATCTCCGGACGCGCGCGTGCACCTGGATGACGAACTGCAGGAGCGTCTCAAGTCTCTGTTGGACACGGAGGCCATTAAGCGTCTTCGGCAGATGGCTCTGCTCAACCTGGGCGAAATGAATGCTCTTAAAGTCAACGCGAGTTTCGAGAACCCGCTTGACCATAACGAGTTTTCAGACACCTACCTTGATGCGCTCCGCACCGTTTATGTGCGCCCGGAGGGAGGCGACTCTTTCGACGATATCTATCAGTGGTGGCGGAACCCCGGCTCTGTTGTGGTGCTGGCTCAGAAGCCGGGCACAGGTCGCACGGCCACCGCGTGCGCGCTCCTCGCGGAGTTGCGTCATGAATTCCCGGCCGTGCGTGTGGGTCCGCTCGGCTTCGGCGGTGGTCTGGAGTTCCCCGTGCGTCGCCTGCCTCAGGTGGAGAACCGCGGCTACCTGCTCGAACTCCCGCCCGATGAGGACGGTTTCAAGGTGGCCAGCACGTTCGGTGCAACGATCGAGCGTTTGCAGTACACGCTGAAACGTCGCAGCGCCCGGCTGGTAGTGCTGACCACACCCGAACAGTGGCGCCGGGTAGGCGGCAGTGCACCTGACGGGATCAAACCCTCCTTGGGAGCGCCATCGCCGTTGGAGATCGCCCGCAAGTGGCTGAGCGCGGAGGGGCCACCTGACCTACCGGTCGAACAATGGTTGACCGATGACGACATCGTCGCCCTGCTGAACGGGCAACCCCCGGTGGAGGCCCTGGAGATCGTCAGCCTCATTCTGGACGCGCACCATGCCCGCGACAGCAGCCTGCCCAACCTGGAGACTCTGGCGCGTAAACGGAAGAACGGCGCCAACACGCCTTTCGACCGACAGGCCCTCAGCGTCATCGCGGCTCGTAACAACTGGCGTCCCCAACTCCTGTCTTGGCACAAGGAGTCCGGCCGTACGAGCTTCCAGCGCAACTTCCTCCTGGCCTGCGCCACCCTGCGTGGAGCATCCGTGGCGCACGTCTACGCCAGCACGGCGGCCTTGGCCTCCGTCTTCGGGGATAGTGACCCCTCTCTGCAGGGACAGCAGGATCCCGGCGTCATCGAAATGGTCGACTCGATCGGGGCCGAACTGCAGGCCGACGACACCATCACCTTCAATCGCCCTGAATGGGACGACGCGGCACTGGAGTACTTCTGGGTGGACCGGCCCCTGTCACGGGTGAAATTCCTGGAGTGGCTGGCCGATGCCCCCTTGAAGAAGCCCAAAGCAGCACTCGAAACACTCACCGACGCAGAACGGCAGGCGATGGCCGAGCGCATCGGGAGCTTCGCCTTACGGTGGGCTGTACGCCATCGCCGGCAAGAACCCCTGCGCCAGTTGGTCTGGCGCTGGCACAACACACCGCTCTGGACAACGGCGGTAGAACTCCTGACATCAGCCTGCCTGCAGACCGCCAGCGGCTCCTACATCCACGAAATGCTGCTGCAGTGGGCCAGGACCGACAACGCCGCGCAGCAGTTGGCCACGGTGGAGGTGTGTGCTGGCGAGTTCGGCGTCCTCTACACCGGCAAGGCGCTGCGGCGGTTGCGCCATGCGGCTGGCTCAGGAGATGAGGAAGTGCGTCAAGCGCTCCAAAAAGCCGTGCACGGCCTGTGGAGTGATCCAAGCGCGCGCCGGACTCTCTTCGGCTACGTCATCGACTGGTGCAGAGACGGCGGGACCAAACGGGAAGCTGGGCAGGCAGCCTTCAGGGCTCTGGCCGAGTCGACACACCCCGATGCTCCTACGCTCCCCGCCCTCCTCCCCCATAGCGACGAAGCGGAATTCACGGCCCCTGTTGCCGATCTCATCGTCGGCTGGCGAGCCCTCCTCCAGGGTACGCAGGGATTCGAAAGGCATGGTCAGGCATCAGTGGTCGTGTGTCTGTGGCTGGATGCGGCGCTCAGCCATCCGCACGTCCATGCTGACGTACTGAAGATCTTCAGCACAGCGGTGAAGCTCACTGACCCGACGGGAACATCGGGCGAGAACGCCCGCGACCGGCTGCGGGCGACCGCACGGGAATGGGCCAAGGCCGCCGCGCTCGAACAATCGGCAGGCCGTATCGAGCTCCCATCCGCCGGACAGGCTCACCGTGCCGTGTACACCGAGCTCGCGCAGCTGCTCGACGACGGCATCATCGAGACCTTCCAGCAGACTCTGACTCAAGTCGGCAGCGAAAAAGAATCCGCATGATGCGACGCCGCACGCGCCGCAACCACCCTTCCGAGTCCACCAGCCAGACGTGGACATCCGTCTTTCATGATCGGCCGGCAAGTCGTGATGCAGGTCTGTCATTCGATGCAGTCATCCGCGTCGAATGGCGTCACTCTGCGCAGGGGCCGACCAACCCTGGCGCCCGGCATGCAGCAAGCCGCGCTGCCCGCCTCCTGGTGGAAAAGCATCTGGGCAGCGAATCAGTACTCCGCGTCGCTGCGGCGGAGCAGGAACTCGCAGCGGCTCTATGTGACCAACTACCCTTCACTCGCGACGGTGCTGAACTACTCAACATCAGCGCGACCCTGCGCGTCGACGACGACGCAGCGGAGGGCGCACGTCTTATGGAACGAGCCCGCCACGAGTTCGAGCTCGACGAAATGGACCGCCGTCAAGCGCGCGCCCGCATGGAGTTCCTCCGCAACGAGCTGCTCGCGAACCCGTCCGCTGCACGCCTGTACGCGCTCATCCAGCGTTCCCCCCGACTGGGCGGCCCACCTGAGAGAAGCGATCCCGAAGAGCTCGTACGACAGATCCATGAATGGCACCCAGATTCCCGCTGGATTCTCGTCGCCCACACACTGCACACGTTCATCAACAAGCTCACTGAAGACAATGCACGCGACTTCCTGAAAATCCTGGGCAGCGCGATGACCACTCTCGGCCACCGGCAACTCGCCGAGGAAATCTCCGCCGCCGAGGAAGCGGAGTGAGCCTGAACCTGCTGCGCTGGCTACTGGCACCGCGCACCAGCCTGCTCGCTCGCCGCATCCGCAGGACCCGCCAGCACGAGATCTCTTCGGACGCCGCGTGGCGACTGGCCAGGCTACGGCTGCATCCGGACGAGGTGCCCTACCGTAACCACGGTCACAGCCCTCCCTCGTAAATACCGGCGAGTTGCTGCCAGGCTGAGTCCACTGCAGGAGTGCGCCGCTCAAAGGGCCTTGATGTCGTGAACAGTCCAGCCGCGAGCCGTCATCGCTTCGGAGTACGGTTCGGCTCTTGTGCGGTGCGCGGCGAAGGCAAGCAGATGTGTGGGGCGGGTGGCGCCCACGAAGACGAGCTGCGCCGCACGCTGCACCGTGACCAGGGCTTTGGTGGCGTCCTGCTGCTGGCTCAGCAGTCCGAGGACCTCGTGTACGTCGTACTTCTTTCCGCTGCGTTCCAGGCATTCGAGGATGAGCGTCGCCGTGTGAGTTTCGCCCTTGGCGCTCTGGATCGATCCCGCAACTGACGGCACTACTCCGTGTTCCGTATCCGCCGGCACTTCGGGCACTGGGGCTGGCTGGTCAGCGCAGGGGACGTGGGCGAGGGGGTCGGTCAGGCGTGCGACCCCTTTCAGGGGGCTCTGGGTCAGGTCGGGCAGCAGGCGCTGCAGCCGGGCGGTGATGACTGCCCACTCGGCGTGGCTGTCGAGGGGGCTCGTCAGCATGTCGTGCAGGAGGAGGCGTGTCCTGCCTCCGGCGGTGGCCGGGTCTCGGTCCAGGCGTCTCAATGGGGGCAGGCTGCCTGAGGTGGCGAGCCGGGCCACGGCACGGATTGCGTTCCACAGGAGTGTGACGGCTGCGTGGTTGTCGCCGGCTTGCCGGTGTGCCTGGGCGGTGCGTGCCGATGTGATGAGACTGCCGATTGCCTGGCTGGGCACAGTGGTGAAGCCGGGCACGTAGCAGGAGACGGACTGGGGAAAGGCCTTCGCGCCGCCGGGGGTGAGGCGGGATCCCAGGACGCGGGGCGGGCTGTCGAGCAGCAGCGGGCGGGGGATGGTGGCTGCTGCCATGCGTTCGAAGGCCGGCACGACCTCGCTGACGGTGTTGTCGTCGAAGAGCAGGAGGGCGATGGTCCCGTCGTGGCCGGCGCCGTCGATGCGCTGGCGGCGGTGGATGGTGAGGTCGCTGGCGAGTGCGGCGACCTTGCTGCCGAACCGGCGGCTGACGGGAAGTTGGGCGGCGTGGGGCAGTGGGAACGACGACGGCTGGGCCACGCTGGGTCCGTCGGTGAAGATGCGCTGGTTGACGTCGCCTACTCGCTGGACGACTGTGCTCGGGGAGCCGAAGACCCTGTCGAGCAGGCGCTGCTGAAGGTCACTGGTGTCCTGCATTTCGTCCAGGAGGACGAAGGGGAAGCGGTGGGCGGCTGCTTCGGCGAGCTGCGGGTAGTGGGTGAGGTGGTGCTCCGCGAGGGCGAACATGTCGTGGTAGCGGAAGATGCCCTGCTCGGTGAGCTTCTCCTTCAGTGCCACGAACTGCCGGCCGCTGGGGGTGTCGGGCTTGAACGGCTGGGTGCCGTCCGGTCCGGTCGGGGTGAGCTTTCCGGCGTCGCATACGTAGCGGGCTTCCGACACGAGTGCGGGACCGTTGCGGCGCTTTCCGAGGAAGGTGTTCAGCGTGCGGAAGGCGGGGTGGCGTTCCAGCAGGCGCAGGGCCGCGGCCGCGTAGGTGTCGTCGTCGACGGCCTGGACTTCGACGCCGCGGGCTCGGAGGGCGGGCAGGGCGAAGAAGGTGTTGGTGAAGGCCTGGATCGTACCGATGAAGTGCGGGTACTGCAGCAGTCGGCCTCCGGCCGGTGTGATGGCGAGGCGGCTGCTGATCTCGTCTTTGGCCGTGTTGGTGTGGGACAGGACGCAGATGCCGCGGGTTGGTGAGTTCCATCCCTGGCCCAGCAGGGCGAGTTTGAGTCCGACCAGGCTGGTCTTGCCAGATCCGGGGGCTGCTTGCAGGTCCAGGCGCTCAGCGCTTTGGATGAAGTCCCACTGTTCCTGGTGCGGCAGTTCGAGGCCGAGCTGCTGGGCGAGGGCTTCGACCTTGTCCTTGATGAAGACGTCGGGTGCGTAGAGGGGCGTCATCGCTCAGACCTCGCTGCACAGGTAGGTGAAGGCGGCCACGAGGTAGGGCGGCAGATCAGCTTCGGTCACGGTCGTGGTCTGCAGGAGCCGGGCCGCGTGGTGGGCGGCGATCGGCTTGCTGCCCCGGCTCATGCGCAGCGGCTCATAAATGTCCAAGGCCGCCTTTTCCAGGGGCACGTTGCTCTCTCGCCACTTCGTCACTTCCACCTGCGCGGCACGATCCAGGTCGGCGAGCTTCGCTGCGGTGGGCCAGGTGGTTTTGGAGGCGACGGCGGCGCGGACGGCCTGGTGCATGAGGGTCGCCATGGTCCAGGAGGCGGCGGCCAGATCGTACTCCAGCGTCCAGTGGTCGGAGACGAAGGTGCGCACGTGGCCGCTGTCCTCCGCCGTGAGCGCGGCGACGTGATCGGTGATCTGCTGCTCGGTCATCTCTGCCGAGCACTTCAGCTTCTTGCGCATCTCCTCCGAGGTGCCGGCGGGTACAAGGTCCCGGTCGCGGATGCAGGCCACCGCGACCGGGACCTGTTCACCGTCGCGCTGGAAGATCCGGCTGTAGCGGAAGAGGCCGACACCGCCGACGTTGACGATGCTGACACCGCATTCGCTGAAGGACTGTCCGAGCGCCTGTGCGAGAGCGGGCAGCAGGATGGCTTCGGCATCGCCCTCGACGATGGCCACGCTGCGGGCGAAGAACAGGTTGGCCTTGGTCACGTCGAGGAAGCGCGTGAGAAAGGCGTAGTCGCCCTCGTCGAGGCGGGTCAGGCCCGGCGCCAGACGGAACGTGGACCCGCGGGCGACGAGCGTGAGGTGCTCGACCGGGATGGCCGAGGCCAGGTTGGGACTGTGGGTGGTGAGGATGACCTGGACCGGGGGCGCCCCCGCCGTCTTGGCAGTCTCGGCGCGGTCCCGCAGAAGGTCCATGATGCGGGTCTGGAGCTGCGGATGGAGGTGGGCTTCGGGTTCCTCGATCAGCAGCAGCGGGGCGAAGGCACTCTTGCCGAGCAGCAGCAGCTCGGCTGCCATGAACAGGGCGTTGTTGTAGCCCAGGCCATGTCGGGTCCACTCCCCCGTACCGGCGAACAGGGTCAACTCCAAGCGTTCCAGCGCACGGGCGAGGGTGGCATCTCCGGCGACGCCGATCTCGCCGCGCAGGACGTCGGAGCCGATGGAGAATTTCTCCAGGTAGCCGGTGTTGATGTCGTTGCGGGCGGCCTTCACCGCCTCGTTGTCGCTGATGTGCCGTTCTGCCCGCCGCAGGATGCCGACCAGGGTGCTGGCGGTGCCCTTCACTTCATCGAAATCGTCCTCGCCCTGTTCTCGCATGGCCGGATAGCCGGCGAGGATCTGTGAGAGCCGGGATCCCCGGCCGGAGCGCAGTTCGGCCTCAGCGTCTCGCAAGGGGCGCAAGTAGGTAGCCTTCAGCAGCTCGCGCGCTGCACCGTCCAGAGCCGGCCCCTGCCCCTCGCGGCCGGTACGCGTGGTCACCGCAACACGGTGGGGTCGCAGCGGATCCATGAGCTCCGCCTTGACGGTGACATAGAGCGCGACATTCCCGTCATCGTCTGTGGTGAGAAGTTCCAGGAAGACCCCTTGTTCTTCCGTCGTCAGGTCCTTGAAACCACAGGTAATCTTGAAGGCGTCCGCGCGGCCCCCCACTCCGACGTGGAAGTCGTCGCGCGTGATCCGGTAGTAGTCAGCCGCTGTAGTCAGCAGGCACAAACGGATCGCGTCAATGATGGCCGTCTTGCCGCTGTCATTCTCGCCGACGAGGACGTTCGTGGCGGGACCGAACTCCAGGCTCAGACTGGCGTCCGCGTCGCCGTTCTTCTGCGGCGTCGAACCGAAGACCCGGAAGTTCTCTGCGTACAGGCACGCAAGGTACAACGACGTCCCCCGAGCAATGAGGCCCGCGCCCTGGCTGGCACAGGCGGCTACAACCGCCTCAAGTGCCCCACCCGTGCGCGGTTCTGACGCATCATACGACTAAACATGACACGCGTGTCTCGCTAGGAGAATCAGCTCCCAAAGCCAGAAATGGACACGTCAGATCCAGCAAAACCCAACGACGAGGCAGAACCGTCATTGCCGCGCGACAGCAGGAGAGGGTGGACTCTCATGGCCGGCATACCTGCCAGCGGGCACCTGCTGCGCACACCGCCTGCACGGACCCTCGAAGGAAACACGACGATCAACGGCGCCTACGCCCTCACGACGGCCCGTGGACGATCACGAACGCTCGACAGCCGGTCCGGACTACGGAGGTCCGGGCTCGCCGACACCCTCCCCGGCGATGTGGTTAACAAGCTCTCCCGGCTCCGCATCGAGCCCAGCGGCAATGTCCAGAAGCGTCAGCACGCTAGGGCTGCGCTGCCCATGCTCGATATAGATGCGTCCGCGGAAACTCAACCCGCTACGCTCCGCGAGCTGTTCCAAACTGTATCCCCGGCCCTCTCTGAGGCGTCGAATCTGCATACCGAGGGACAGGAGTCGGGGATCTGGTGACGGTTCGCGTGGTGGCACACAGCGACACCACCCGTGCGACTTCTCCCGGACCATGAACAGCTGTGCATAGTTGTGCTCCTCTTTCCAGTCCGCAAGTTCGGTCTGGCCGCGCTCGCGGCGGTGCGGAATGACGAGTCCGGTGCCCGGGTAGCCACCGTCGGCGATCGTGATGGTCTTGCCGACGGCGGCCTTGGCGCCGGACTCCTCCCATGCCTTGCAGTCGTTGCGGTTACCGGCGAGCGGCCGGCCGACCACGACGACCAGGCGGGTGTCGGCGTCGATGACGACCTGGTGGTTGGTGGAGTACCGGTAGTTCTAATAGGTCATCGGTGGCCCCGAGCACGTGAGTGCAAGGGGTGCCATGCGAGGCGGAAGCCTGCTAATAGGTCATCGGTGGCCCCGAGCACGTGAGTGCAAGGGGTGCCATGCGAGGCGGAAGCCTGCTGCCGTTCCGGGACTGGATCCCCGTTGTCAAACTGGCTCCGCCTCGCGCCTTGCCCTGCCGGGCGGAGACCTTCGGTAGTTCCGGGACCTTGATCTCTCGTCTAAGACCGGTCCCGCCCGGCAGGAGCTCGGATATCACCGGCTTTCATGTCCTCAGCCCGCCGACAGGGGCCACCTCTCAGCAGTTCGCGAGCCCATGAGCTCTCCAGCAGACCGAGGTCCCTGTCGGTCGCTGGAGACACGAACGGCTCATGAGATGGCGTGCCTGGAGCACTTCTATTAGATCGCCGCGTGCTCCGCGTGGGACTGACCTGCAGATTCATACGGAGGTACAGGGTTGAGCAAGATTTTCTGCGGCATCGACTGGGCGGAGGGGCACCACGACATAGCCCTGGTCGACCAGGACGGAACCCAGGTGGCCAAGCTGCGGATCAGCGACGACAGTGCCGGCTTCCACGCGCTGACAGAGCTTCTGACCCGGCACGGTGACACCGCAGAGGGTCCGATTCCTGTCGCCATCGAGACGCCGCGCGGGCTCCTCGTCGCCAGCTTGCGGGCCACCGGCCGTCAGATCTACGCGATCAACCCACTGGCCGCAGCCCGCTATCGCGATCGCGGCAGCGTCTCCCGAGCCAAGTCCGACGCAGCGGACGCCCGGGTTCTGGCCAACATCCTGCGGACCGACCGACACGCCCACCGTCCCTTGCCCGACGACAGCGAGGCCGGACAGACCATCGCTGTTCTGGCCCGCGCACACCAGGACGCGATCTGGGACCGGCAGCAGATGATCAACCGGCTCCGGTCACACTTGCGCGAGTACTACCCAGCCGCCCTCGCCGCCTTCCACGGAACCGGCAAGCCGGGACTCGGCTCACCACGCGCCCGCGTGATCCTGACTGCCGCGCCCACGCCGGCCGACGCCGCCAGGCTGACCCGCAGCCAGCTGCGCGCGCTGCTCAAGCGCGGCGAGCGTCCAGGCTGTGGAATCGAAGCCGAGGTCGAGCGGCTTCGGACAGCCTTCCGCGCCGAATACTTGCGGCAACTGCCGCAGGTCGAACAGGCTCTGGGGCACCAGGCAGTCGCGCTCATCCGACAGGTCGACGCCGCCTGCCTCAGCGTCACTCAGCTCGCGGCGGCGACGGAGGAAGCATTCCTCGCGCATCCGGATGCCGACATCATCACGAGCTTCCCGGGGCTGTCTGTACTGTCCGGGGCACGTGTCCTCGCCGAGATCGGGGATGACCGCGAACGCTTCGCAGACGCCAGAGCCATGAAGGCATACGCCGGAGCTGCACCTGTTACGCGAGCCTCCGGTCGAAGCCACGTAGTCGTAGCCCGGACCGTCAAGAACCAACGACTGGCCTCAGCCGGGCACATGTGGGCCTTTGCAGCCCTCCGAACGCAGGCTCCACGAGCCCACTATGACCGACGGCGAGCTGGTGGAGAACGCCATACCGCAGCTCTCAGAAACTTGTTCAACAAACTGCTCGGCTGCCTCTACCACTGTCTGCGGCACCGCGCGCTGTTCGACCCCGATCGCGCCTTCGCGCCGCCTGTGGACCTTGCTGCCTGAACATCTCCTTGACCAACCAACGACATGAGATGTCTTCGACCGCTCAGCGACGGCGTGATCCCGGGTCGGGACCAAGGTGCCGTCCACGATGAGCACGGTGCCCTTGGCGAACCGCTTGCGGGGCTGGAGCGCGAGCATCGGCCCAAGGCGGTCGATGATGCGGTCCGCTGCCGACTTGGACACCCCGCACAGCGGGGCGAGCTGGCGCATCGTGAGGTTCGTGCGCCAGTACGCCGCGACCAGCAGTGCCCGGTCCTCCAGGGGGAGGCTCCACGGCCGGCCCTTGCGGACAGCGTCCGCGCCCTGGCGGCGCAAGACCGTCACCAGCTTCCGCAAGGCTCGGGGGCTCAGTCCGGTGAATGGAGCTATCCAGGACGGCTCCGACGCCGTGATCACACCAGCCACGCGGCGATCATCCCAGGCCGGTTAGGGTGCCGCCGTCGAGCCGAAGGACTGGAGATGGATGATGGAGCAGGACGAAGCCCTGCAGCTTGCGGTGGCGTTTCTCGCGCAGAGCCAGCGTGATGACGAGCCGCCACTGGCCATCGATGCAGAGCGGGTCCGTGAGAGCAACGGGTTCCTGATCGTGCCCTACAACTCCGTGCAGTATCTGGCCTCGCGCGATGTGAGACAGCAGCTGTTGGACTGCTGGCCCATCCTCGTCGACCTTGAACGCGGAGACGTGCGGTTCGGAACCCTGGACGAGCGGCATCTGTGGAAGAACCTGAGCAGTTGACGAGGCCGTGGCTGCCCCGCAACCACAGTTACGGGACAGCCTTTAGGGCTTGCAGATCATCAAGGTGTTGCTTCCCGTTCTGGAGCTCGTTGGTGTGGTATGCGCAACTCGGATGAGGCTCAAGCCCAACTCACTGTGAAGTTTGCGGCGTTGTTTCCACATCTGGACGAGCGGCAGCGGCGGCTG encodes:
- a CDS encoding UvrD-helicase domain-containing protein encodes the protein MTPLYAPDVFIKDKVEALAQQLGLELPHQEQWDFIQSAERLDLQAAPGSGKTSLVGLKLALLGQGWNSPTRGICVLSHTNTAKDEISSRLAITPAGGRLLQYPHFIGTIQAFTNTFFALPALRARGVEVQAVDDDTYAAAALRLLERHPAFRTLNTFLGKRRNGPALVSEARYVCDAGKLTPTGPDGTQPFKPDTPSGRQFVALKEKLTEQGIFRYHDMFALAEHHLTHYPQLAEAAAHRFPFVLLDEMQDTSDLQQRLLDRVFGSPSTVVQRVGDVNQRIFTDGPSVAQPSSFPLPHAAQLPVSRRFGSKVAALASDLTIHRRQRIDGAGHDGTIALLLFDDNTVSEVVPAFERMAAATIPRPLLLDSPPRVLGSRLTPGGAKAFPQSVSCYVPGFTTVPSQAIGSLITSARTAQAHRQAGDNHAAVTLLWNAIRAVARLATSGSLPPLRRLDRDPATAGGRTRLLLHDMLTSPLDSHAEWAVITARLQRLLPDLTQSPLKGVARLTDPLAHVPCADQPAPVPEVPADTEHGVVPSVAGSIQSAKGETHTATLILECLERSGKKYDVHEVLGLLSQQQDATKALVTVQRAAQLVFVGATRPTHLLAFAAHRTRAEPYSEAMTARGWTVHDIKAL
- a CDS encoding ATP-dependent nuclease, yielding MYLACLYAENFRVFGSTPQKNGDADASLSLEFGPATNVLVGENDSGKTAIIDAIRLCLLTTAADYYRITRDDFHVGVGGRADAFKITCGFKDLTTEEQGVFLELLTTDDDGNVALYVTVKAELMDPLRPHRVAVTTRTGREGQGPALDGAARELLKATYLRPLRDAEAELRSGRGSRLSQILAGYPAMREQGEDDFDEVKGTASTLVGILRRAERHISDNEAVKAARNDINTGYLEKFSIGSDVLRGEIGVAGDATLARALERLELTLFAGTGEWTRHGLGYNNALFMAAELLLLGKSAFAPLLLIEEPEAHLHPQLQTRIMDLLRDRAETAKTAGAPPVQVILTTHSPNLASAIPVEHLTLVARGSTFRLAPGLTRLDEGDYAFLTRFLDVTKANLFFARSVAIVEGDAEAILLPALAQALGQSFSECGVSIVNVGGVGLFRYSRIFQRDGEQVPVAVACIRDRDLVPAGTSEEMRKKLKCSAEMTEQQITDHVAALTAEDSGHVRTFVSDHWTLEYDLAAASWTMATLMHQAVRAAVASKTTWPTAAKLADLDRAAQVEVTKWRESNVPLEKAALDIYEPLRMSRGSKPIAAHHAARLLQTTTVTEADLPPYLVAAFTYLCSEV
- a CDS encoding helix-turn-helix domain-containing protein, yielding MVREKSHGWCRCVPPREPSPDPRLLSLGMQIRRLREGRGYSLEQLAERSGLSFRGRIYIEHGQRSPSVLTLLDIAAGLDAEPGELVNHIAGEGVGEPGPP
- a CDS encoding IS110 family RNA-guided transposase, translated to MSKIFCGIDWAEGHHDIALVDQDGTQVAKLRISDDSAGFHALTELLTRHGDTAEGPIPVAIETPRGLLVASLRATGRQIYAINPLAAARYRDRGSVSRAKSDAADARVLANILRTDRHAHRPLPDDSEAGQTIAVLARAHQDAIWDRQQMINRLRSHLREYYPAALAAFHGTGKPGLGSPRARVILTAAPTPADAARLTRSQLRALLKRGERPGCGIEAEVERLRTAFRAEYLRQLPQVEQALGHQAVALIRQVDAACLSVTQLAAATEEAFLAHPDADIITSFPGLSVLSGARVLAEIGDDRERFADARAMKAYAGAAPVTRASGRSHVVVARTVKNQRLASAGHMWAFAALRTQAPRAHYDRRRAGGERHTAALRNLFNKLLGCLYHCLRHRALFDPDRAFAPPVDLAA
- a CDS encoding YrhB domain-containing protein, producing the protein MMEQDEALQLAVAFLAQSQRDDEPPLAIDAERVRESNGFLIVPYNSVQYLASRDVRQQLLDCWPILVDLERGDVRFGTLDERHLWKNLSS